A segment of the Marinobacter arenosus genome:
CAATTCGCGGGATGAACGACATCCTGCCCGAACAGACGCCCGTCTGGCAGTTTGTTGAAGACACCGTACGCAAAGTGCTCGCGCAGTATGGGTATCAGGAAATCCGGATGCCCATCGTTGAGCAGACCGAACTGTTCAAACGTTCCATTGGGGAAGTCACCGATATCGTCGAAAAGGAAATGTATACCTTCGACGACCGAAACGGCGACAGCCTGACCCTCAGGCCCGAGGGAACCGCCGGCTGCGTGCGGGCAGCGGAAGAGCATGGTCTGCTGTTCAACCAGACTCGCCGGTTGTGGTACACCGGCCCGATGTTTCGCCATGAACGGCCGCAGAAGGGACGCTATCGCCAGTTTCACCAGATTGGGGTGGAGTGCTTCGGCATGGAAGGGCCGGATATTGATGCGGAACTGTTGGTCCTGACGGCTCGCCTCTGGAAAGCGCTTGGTCTTCAGGAGCATACCCGCCTGGAAATCAACTCCATTGGTACCTCGGAAGCGCGCAAGGTCTATCGTCAGGCCCTGGTGGATTACCTGAGCCAATACAAGGCCGAACTCGACGCAGACAGTCAGCGCCGGCTGGACACCAACCCACTGCGCATTCTCGATAGCAAGGACCCGTCAACCCGAAAGATCCTGGAAGGCGCACCGAAGCTTGACAGCTATCTGGACGATGAGTCCCGGGCACACTTCGACAGGTTGCGGGAACTGCTGGATGCCGCTGGTATCCGCTATTCCGTGAACCCGGCGCTGGTTCGCGGTCTCGATTACTACGGCAAGACCGTGTTCGAATGGATTACCGACAGCCTGGGCGCCCAGGGAACGGTCTGCGCCGGTGGGCGTTATGACGGGCTGGTTGAGCAGCTTGGCGGCAAGCCGACCCGGGCCGTTGGCTTCGCCATGGGGCTGGAGCGGCTTATTCTCCTGCTTGAGACCCTGGGGCTCGTCCCAGCGCACGTGAACAGCAATGCGGATGTGTATGTGACGGCAATGGGTGAGGGCGCCGTTGCCTCTGCACTGGCGCTGTCAGAGGAACTTCGAGGGGCCTTGCCGGGCACCGTGGTGATATCCCATTGTGGCGGGGGAAGCTTTAAAAGCCAGATGAAGAAGGCTGACAAGAGCGGTGCCCGGTATGCCGTCATCCTCGGGGAGAACGAGGTGGCCAATGGCACCGCCGGACTCAAGCCCCTGCGGTCCGATGAGCCCCAGCGAGACGTTGCTCGCAATGAGCTCGCCCCAGCCCTGGCGGAAGCGCTCAAGTACTGAACCCAACTTAAACAAAAGCAAAGTAGTCGACTACAGGAGTCATCATGGCTGAACTGCGCACCGAAGAAGAACAGGTCCAGGCGATCAAGGACTGGTGGAAGAATAATGGCAGCTCTTTGCTGATCGGTATCGGTGCCGCCCTGGCCATCGTTTTCGGTTGGCAGGCCTGGCAGAACCATCAGGCACAGCAGCGTACTGAAGCTGCTAACCAGTTCGCCAATCTGCTCAACGCCTTTAGTGAACAGGCTGACGAGAACAGCGCAGAAACCGTGGCCTTTGTGGCGAAAACACTCCGGGAAGATTACACCGACAGTGCCTACGCGGTTTACGGCAACCTTATTCTCGCCAAGCAGCAACTGATGTCTGACGATTCGGCCGGTGCGATCGATTCCCTTACCTGGGCGCTGGATCAAAGTGGTGAGCAACAGGCGTTGGCGTTGGTTGTTCGAAGCCGTCTTGCGCGAGCCCAGTTTGAAGCCGGGCAATACGAGGACGCGCTGGCGACGATCGACGCTGCGACAAGCGCCGATGCGTTCGACGCGATTTTTTCCGAACTTCGCGGCGATATTTTGCTGGCCCAGGGTGACAAAGAGGGGGCCCGCGAGGCTTATCTGGCGGCGCGTGAGCAGAGCCAGCAGGGCCGAAGTGGTGTCCTGCAGCTGAAATTGTCGGATCTCGGTGTTGGGGAGGACGCCTGATGCGATTCCATCGCAACAGGTTTGTGCGTGCCGGACTTGTAAGCGGCTTGCTTGCGGTCATGGGGCTGACCGGTTGCAGTACCACCGACACCTTTGAACAACCCGCTCCGGTGCCTGAGATCGAGAGCTCGGTGGAGTTCAAGCAGGTCTGGAGCATGTCGGTGGGAGACGGTCATGATGAAGACTTTCTCTACCTGGCGCCGTTGAATACCGGCGACCTGCTGTATGCCGCTTCGGCCGACGGCGAACTCTATGCCGTTCAGTCGGAAGACGGCAAGGTGGTCTGGGAGACCGAACTCAGCGACCGTATTTTCGCGGGCGTTGGTGGTGACGGTGAGCGGCTTTACCTGGCAACCCGGGAAGCCGAACTCATAGCCCTGTCGCGGGAAGACGGCACGGAACTCTGGCGCGCAGCATTGCCGACGGAAGTTCTGGCCGCGCCGCAATCTAACGGCAACCTGGTGGTTGCCCAGACGACCGATGGTCGGGTCCTGGGATTCGATGCAGAGAGTGGCGAGAAACGCTGGCAATACGATGGCGTCGTCCCGGTTCTTTCAATCCGGGCCGCTGCGGCGCCGCTTGTGGGTGGCGACATAGTCCTAGCCTCCTTTGCCAATGGTAAGCTCATTGCGCTGAGTGCAGAGGCCGGGCAGCCGCTGTGGCAATATGAGGTAGGGCAGCCCCAGGGCCGAACCGAACTCGAACGACTGGTGGACATAACCGGTCAGCCACTGGTCCTCGAATCGGCGGTGCTCGTGGTCGGTTACCAGGGCAAGCTGGCTCTCGTGGATATCCGAACCGGCCAGGAGATCTGGAGCCGAAAGG
Coding sequences within it:
- the hisS gene encoding histidine--tRNA ligase, whose product is MAKIQAIRGMNDILPEQTPVWQFVEDTVRKVLAQYGYQEIRMPIVEQTELFKRSIGEVTDIVEKEMYTFDDRNGDSLTLRPEGTAGCVRAAEEHGLLFNQTRRLWYTGPMFRHERPQKGRYRQFHQIGVECFGMEGPDIDAELLVLTARLWKALGLQEHTRLEINSIGTSEARKVYRQALVDYLSQYKAELDADSQRRLDTNPLRILDSKDPSTRKILEGAPKLDSYLDDESRAHFDRLRELLDAAGIRYSVNPALVRGLDYYGKTVFEWITDSLGAQGTVCAGGRYDGLVEQLGGKPTRAVGFAMGLERLILLLETLGLVPAHVNSNADVYVTAMGEGAVASALALSEELRGALPGTVVISHCGGGSFKSQMKKADKSGARYAVILGENEVANGTAGLKPLRSDEPQRDVARNELAPALAEALKY
- a CDS encoding YfgM family protein, producing the protein MAELRTEEEQVQAIKDWWKNNGSSLLIGIGAALAIVFGWQAWQNHQAQQRTEAANQFANLLNAFSEQADENSAETVAFVAKTLREDYTDSAYAVYGNLILAKQQLMSDDSAGAIDSLTWALDQSGEQQALALVVRSRLARAQFEAGQYEDALATIDAATSADAFDAIFSELRGDILLAQGDKEGAREAYLAAREQSQQGRSGVLQLKLSDLGVGEDA
- the bamB gene encoding outer membrane protein assembly factor BamB, with the translated sequence MRFHRNRFVRAGLVSGLLAVMGLTGCSTTDTFEQPAPVPEIESSVEFKQVWSMSVGDGHDEDFLYLAPLNTGDLLYAASADGELYAVQSEDGKVVWETELSDRIFAGVGGDGERLYLATREAELIALSREDGTELWRAALPTEVLAAPQSNGNLVVAQTTDGRVLGFDAESGEKRWQYDGVVPVLSIRAAAAPLVGGDIVLASFANGKLIALSAEAGQPLWQYEVGQPQGRTELERLVDITGQPLVLESAVLVVGYQGKLALVDIRTGQEIWSRKASSLYSPMIGNGDIYLAAANGDIVALRGSDRRELWVQNRLSWRQLTQPMVVDDYLVTADFEGYLHILSREDGRLLGQLEFDDEGIRVPAQRLGNGNLLVFGNSGDMAVLKIRPIE